The Desulfitobacterium chlororespirans DSM 11544 genome window below encodes:
- a CDS encoding sensor histidine kinase — MKKVASIHKIVTPNSLRFQLLSRSLFFLAIILLLIGIFQYVFLKDFILGSTAASIRSQIASVPRDTWTQMLLYAEINAKFNLDKEIVELVPGKTQEGPPNRIPINLMDSTIAFVDLNGNATSLSNAVNRSGTPPLLSADQYQQALNPSESPRFWVVNSEGTELLVVLHPLELRGYLVGFIQVSLSTQFVQDVLFRQLSIFMLLSVLALVGGLVAYQAVIKKTLVPLSNIVHTMENMDAGNLNERLPVEQGQKEIDTLAVSLNGMLERLESSFTAEKEAKEQMRRFVADASHELRTPLTSIHGFLEVLLRGAMNQPDKLQKSLTSMYAESERMKKLIQDLLLLAKLDRSPHLEKSEKDLGVLILEMEPQLRMLAEEREIQLDLAPEELVPIDVDKMKQVILNLFHNAVQHTDPDKGLIQISLKSEVSGVELTVQDNGPGIPEEHLPHLFERFYRSDSSRTRKYGGAGLGLAITHSLVELHGGTLRVESKVGEGSRFIVGLPKV; from the coding sequence ATGAAGAAGGTAGCCTCTATACACAAGATCGTAACCCCCAACTCCTTGAGGTTTCAGCTGCTCTCCCGTTCTTTATTTTTTTTGGCTATTATCTTATTGCTGATCGGGATCTTTCAGTACGTTTTTTTGAAGGACTTTATTCTCGGCAGCACTGCGGCAAGCATTCGTTCCCAAATTGCGTCGGTTCCCCGGGACACTTGGACGCAAATGCTGCTTTATGCGGAGATCAATGCCAAATTCAATCTGGATAAAGAGATAGTAGAGCTGGTACCCGGTAAGACTCAGGAGGGTCCTCCCAACCGTATTCCCATCAACCTGATGGATTCTACGATTGCTTTTGTGGATTTGAATGGTAACGCGACCAGTCTATCCAATGCCGTTAATCGGTCAGGGACCCCACCGCTCCTTAGTGCCGACCAATATCAACAAGCCTTAAATCCATCGGAATCGCCGAGATTTTGGGTAGTGAACTCTGAGGGGACGGAATTGCTGGTGGTTCTTCATCCCTTGGAACTGCGCGGTTATCTGGTCGGTTTTATTCAGGTTAGCCTTAGTACCCAGTTTGTTCAAGATGTTTTGTTCCGGCAGTTGTCTATATTTATGCTCCTTTCTGTGCTTGCCCTTGTGGGAGGATTGGTGGCTTACCAAGCGGTTATCAAAAAAACTCTGGTTCCTTTGTCCAATATCGTTCATACCATGGAGAATATGGATGCGGGGAATCTTAACGAACGCCTCCCGGTGGAACAAGGTCAAAAAGAGATTGATACTCTGGCCGTATCTCTCAATGGGATGCTGGAGCGGCTGGAGTCCTCTTTTACAGCAGAAAAGGAGGCCAAAGAACAGATGCGGCGTTTTGTAGCCGATGCCTCCCATGAACTGCGGACCCCCCTTACGTCTATCCATGGCTTCCTGGAGGTTCTGCTGCGGGGAGCGATGAATCAACCGGATAAGCTGCAGAAGTCCTTAACCAGTATGTATGCGGAATCGGAGCGCATGAAAAAGCTTATTCAGGATCTATTGCTTTTGGCTAAATTGGATCGTTCTCCTCATCTTGAAAAGTCGGAAAAGGATCTTGGGGTACTGATACTGGAGATGGAGCCCCAACTGCGTATGCTGGCTGAAGAAAGGGAGATTCAATTGGATTTGGCCCCTGAGGAATTGGTCCCCATCGATGTGGATAAGATGAAACAAGTTATTCTTAACCTTTTCCATAATGCGGTCCAGCATACGGACCCGGATAAGGGGTTGATTCAAATCAGCTTAAAATCTGAGGTTTCCGGGGTTGAATTGACGGTCCAGGACAACGGACCAGGAATTCCTGAGGAGCATTTACCCCATCTCTTTGAGAGATTCTACCGCAGCGATTCTTCCCGGACCCGGAAATATGGGGGAGCCGGACTGGGTCTAGCTATTACTCACTCTCTGGTAGAGCTTCACGGCGGAACCCTTCGCGTTGAAAGTAAAGTAGGCGAAGGAAGCCGCTTTATCGTCGGACTACCAAAAGTATAA
- a CDS encoding hemerythrin domain-containing protein has protein sequence MNNDLLKNQHNTIRQLIQELEEEVRSGNLDQKAFDLSLKISKLSGILVLHLKSEDEYLYPALKNSKDEALSKTAEQLYREMGSLSTEFLKYKSTYMSAAKIKADIPQFIRESNKIFSALKNRLNTEDKRLYQHI, from the coding sequence ATGAATAACGATTTACTCAAGAACCAGCATAATACGATTCGTCAGCTTATTCAGGAGCTCGAGGAAGAAGTTCGTTCAGGGAATCTTGATCAAAAAGCTTTTGACCTTTCTCTGAAAATCAGCAAACTGTCCGGTATTCTTGTTCTGCATTTAAAATCAGAAGATGAATACCTTTATCCTGCTCTAAAAAATTCAAAGGATGAGGCACTGAGCAAAACAGCAGAGCAGCTCTATCGGGAAATGGGCTCCTTATCCACTGAATTTCTGAAATATAAGAGTACCTATATGTCTGCCGCCAAGATTAAAGCCGATATTCCACAATTCATTAGAGAGTCAAACAAGATCTTTTCCGCATTGAAAAATCGTCTGAACACCGAAGACAAAAGACTTTATCAGCATATCTAA
- a CDS encoding DUF4573 domain-containing protein, producing the protein TGETGLTGATGETGATGATGETGPTGSTGETGATGATGETGPTGATGETGLTGATGETGPTGATGETGPTGSTGETGPTGATGETGLTGATGETGPTGATGETGATGATGETGATGATGETGPTGSTGETGPTGATGETGPTGATGDIGPTGATGETGPTGATGETGPTGSTGETGPTGATGETGPTGATGDIGPTGATGETGPTGATGETGPTGATGETGPTGATGDIGPTGATGETGPTGATGETGPTGATGETGLTGATGPEVLVAYGGLYNDTSQTIVIGAGDTEGVAIPETMPINDVTLGTNSITIDVAGDYLVEFMVLLQSTTGDFGLTVGVQINAAFSEPSLVTATVITADFQVITFSSIVTLAAGDVLTLAVSSATGGSVLLGPGTNANLHVVRLGS; encoded by the coding sequence ACGGGAGAGACTGGTTTGACAGGAGCCACAGGGGAGACCGGTGCGACAGGAGCCACAGGAGAAACTGGTCCGACAGGGTCCACAGGAGAGACCGGTGCGACAGGAGCCACAGGAGAGACTGGCCCGACAGGAGCTACGGGAGAGACTGGTCTGACAGGAGCCACAGGAGAGACTGGCCCGACAGGAGCTACGGGAGAGACTGGCCCGACAGGGTCCACAGGAGAAACTGGCCCGACAGGAGCCACGGGAGAGACTGGTCTGACAGGAGCCACAGGGGAGACCGGCCCGACGGGAGCCACAGGGGAGACCGGTGCGACGGGAGCCACAGGGGAGACCGGTGCGACAGGAGCCACAGGAGAAACTGGCCCGACGGGGTCCACAGGAGAGACTGGCCCGACAGGAGCCACGGGAGAGACTGGTCCGACGGGAGCCACAGGGGATATTGGTCCGACGGGAGCCACAGGAGAGACTGGCCCGACAGGAGCCACAGGAGAAACTGGCCCGACGGGGTCCACAGGAGAGACTGGCCCGACAGGAGCCACGGGAGAGACTGGTCCGACGGGAGCCACAGGGGATATTGGTCCGACGGGAGCCACAGGAGAGACTGGCCCGACAGGAGCCACAGGAGAGACTGGTCCGACGGGAGCTACAGGGGAGACTGGTCCGACGGGAGCTACAGGGGATATTGGTCCGACGGGAGCCACAGGAGAGACTGGCCCGACAGGAGCCACAGGAGAGACTGGTCCGACGGGAGCTACAGGGGAGACTGGTCTGACAGGAGCCACAGGACCCGAAGTACTTGTAGCATACGGCGGCTTGTACAATGATACGTCACAAACGATTGTAATTGGTGCAGGTGACACAGAGGGCGTTGCAATACCGGAAACGATGCCAATTAACGATGTAACACTGGGAACAAACAGTATCACAATTGATGTTGCAGGGGACTATCTGGTAGAGTTTATGGTTCTGCTGCAGTCAACAACAGGGGATTTCGGTCTAACTGTTGGCGTTCAAATCAACGCAGCCTTCTCAGAACCGTCATTGGTAACGGCTACCGTAATCACTGCAGATTTCCAGGTTATTACCTTTAGTTCCATTGTCACGTTGGCTGCGGGCGATGTATTGACTTTAGCAGTCTCCAGTGCAACGGGCGGAAGTGTTTTGCTTGGCCCGGGGACGAATGCAAATTTGCATGTCGTACGGTTGGGGAGCTAG
- the ilvA gene encoding threonine ammonia-lyase IlvA, giving the protein MGKVVLEDILRAGQTLKGVINKTPLHRHDLLSEKYQCNIFLKREDLQVVRSFKLRGAYNMVHSIPSERLSSGVVCASAGNHAQGVAYSCKALGIKGSIYVPSTTPKQKISSIKRFGGDFVEVIQIGDTFDDAFNKAKAHCEEANKTFVHPFDDPLVIAGQGTIAMEILNDMEAPVDYILGGIGGGGLMSGVGIAMKSLSPQTQVIGVEATGAASMKEAFIQGEIVTLPHIDGFVDGTAVKRVGDLTFAICREVLDDVIAVTEGKVCTTILEMYNDSAIVVEPAGALSIAALETYKDKIKGKNVVCIISGGNNDIERTPEIKERSLFDQGLKHYFIVNFPQRPGALKEFVGEVLGPNDDIARFEYTKSNNKEKGPTLIGIELSRKEDYQPLIERMDKKGFQYTRINDNPELFGLLI; this is encoded by the coding sequence ATGGGAAAAGTCGTCCTAGAGGATATTCTCAGAGCCGGTCAAACCTTAAAAGGGGTTATCAATAAAACACCTTTGCACCGTCATGACCTTCTTTCCGAGAAATACCAATGTAATATTTTCTTAAAACGGGAAGATCTCCAGGTGGTTCGTTCCTTCAAGCTGCGCGGAGCTTATAATATGGTTCATAGTATTCCCTCAGAACGGCTCAGCAGTGGTGTCGTTTGTGCCAGTGCTGGTAATCATGCCCAAGGTGTTGCTTATTCCTGCAAAGCTCTGGGTATTAAAGGCAGCATCTATGTACCTTCGACGACACCAAAGCAAAAAATCTCTTCCATTAAGCGGTTTGGCGGAGACTTTGTGGAAGTGATACAGATCGGCGATACCTTCGACGATGCCTTCAATAAAGCAAAAGCTCATTGTGAGGAAGCGAATAAGACCTTCGTCCATCCTTTTGATGATCCTTTAGTCATTGCCGGTCAGGGTACCATTGCCATGGAGATTCTTAATGATATGGAAGCTCCTGTTGACTATATTCTGGGTGGTATCGGCGGTGGCGGCCTCATGTCCGGTGTGGGTATTGCCATGAAAAGCTTAAGTCCCCAAACCCAGGTCATCGGCGTGGAAGCCACCGGTGCCGCTTCCATGAAGGAAGCTTTCATTCAAGGTGAAATAGTCACCTTGCCCCACATCGACGGATTTGTGGATGGTACTGCGGTAAAACGAGTCGGAGATCTCACCTTTGCCATCTGCCGGGAGGTTCTCGACGATGTCATCGCGGTCACTGAAGGAAAGGTCTGCACCACCATCCTGGAAATGTATAATGACAGTGCTATTGTGGTTGAACCGGCGGGCGCACTTTCCATCGCTGCTCTGGAGACCTATAAAGATAAGATCAAAGGCAAAAATGTCGTCTGCATCATCAGCGGCGGCAATAACGATATTGAAAGAACCCCTGAAATCAAGGAACGCTCCTTATTCGATCAGGGCCTTAAACATTATTTCATCGTCAACTTCCCTCAGCGCCCCGGCGCCTTGAAGGAATTTGTGGGGGAAGTTTTGGGACCCAACGATGATATTGCCCGCTTTGAGTACACCAAATCCAACAATAAGGAAAAAGGCCCCACACTGATTGGTATTGAGCTATCCCGTAAAGAAGACTACCAGCCCTTGATTGAACGCATGGATAAGAAGGGCTTCCAATATACGCGCATCAACGATAATCCCGAACTGTTCGGATTGCTCATCTAG
- a CDS encoding collagen-like protein — protein sequence MAELTTGLIDNFPVNGVRPSVSVALRITNDGDSMETAGITGYYLNGTIKEVYVLEVVNVNPNEVIIREYFADLDAFEFLFSTSSETVAISVWGKDAEGNLVDAHRVLPAELDSLEPIIVPTGPTGETGATGATGETGATGATGETGATGATGETGATGPTGETGATGPTGETGATGATGETGATGATGGTGATGATGETGATGAIGETGATGATGETGATGATGETGATGATGETGATGATGETGATGATGETGVTGATGGTGATGATGETGPTGSTGPTGGAGSLSGLQVQLQGSSGGTVANNANVLFDTTINAPSANIIYNAGIGTFLINQPGNYYISWWVNTDGAEAEPTVSFGIQVISGGSQTILSSSPSPMVTLQLNGSALLTVTTVPLVFNLFNNSGATVSYGISAIQANLTIIEIASL from the coding sequence ATGGCAGAGTTAACCACCGGCTTGATAGATAATTTTCCGGTTAATGGGGTGCGCCCCTCAGTATCGGTAGCCCTTAGAATTACCAACGATGGTGATTCTATGGAGACAGCTGGAATAACCGGCTACTATCTCAATGGGACTATCAAAGAAGTATATGTTTTAGAAGTAGTTAATGTTAATCCAAATGAGGTGATAATTCGAGAGTATTTCGCTGATTTGGATGCTTTCGAATTTTTATTCTCGACAAGTTCTGAAACGGTAGCTATATCGGTATGGGGGAAGGACGCTGAAGGGAACTTAGTGGATGCCCATCGGGTGCTCCCGGCTGAATTGGATTCACTGGAACCGATCATAGTGCCGACGGGGCCCACAGGAGAGACCGGAGCAACAGGAGCTACAGGAGAGACCGGAGCAACAGGAGCGACAGGGGAGACCGGAGCCACAGGAGCTACAGGAGAGACCGGAGCAACAGGGCCCACAGGGGAGACCGGTGCAACAGGGCCCACAGGGGAGACCGGTGCAACAGGAGCCACAGGGGAGACCGGTGCAACGGGAGCTACAGGAGGGACCGGTGCTACGGGAGCGACAGGGGAGACCGGTGCTACGGGGGCTATAGGAGAGACCGGCGCAACGGGGGCTACAGGAGAGACCGGTGCTACGGGAGCTACAGGAGAGACCGGTGCTACGGGAGCTACAGGAGAGACCGGTGCTACAGGAGCTACAGGAGAGACCGGTGCTACGGGGGCCACGGGGGAGACCGGCGTTACGGGAGCTACAGGAGGGACCGGCGCTACAGGAGCCACAGGCGAGACAGGCCCGACCGGCTCGACCGGACCTACAGGTGGGGCTGGATCATTATCTGGGCTCCAGGTCCAGCTGCAGGGAAGCAGTGGAGGCACGGTCGCCAATAATGCCAATGTCCTGTTTGACACCACAATCAACGCTCCTTCTGCAAACATCATTTATAATGCTGGAATTGGAACCTTCCTTATCAATCAGCCGGGAAATTATTATATTTCCTGGTGGGTGAACACAGATGGGGCCGAAGCAGAGCCTACGGTGTCTTTTGGCATCCAGGTAATTAGCGGCGGCTCGCAGACCATTTTGTCATCGTCTCCTTCCCCGATGGTCACGTTACAGCTAAATGGAAGTGCTTTGCTCACTGTGACAACCGTTCCGCTGGTCTTTAACTTGTTTAACAACAGTGGTGCGACGGTCTCTTACGGCATATCGGCTATCCAAGCAAACTTGACTATTATTGAAATTGCCTCACTGTAA
- a CDS encoding response regulator transcription factor, translating to MQKLKGIKILIIDDEPNILEFLEMGLLNEGFEVQTAVDGMTGVTLAKQFHPHLVILDIMMPGMDGFEVCRMLKKSENVSIIMLTAKDEVEDRVKGLTTGADDYMAKPFSFEELLARIHARIRNQFPTLLGEVVMGPFRLDDRRKEIQFQDKVLELSPTEYELLKFLILNQGLVLSKTMILDKVWGYDFAGDDNIVEVYIRSLREKLGDKEHRLIRTLRGSGYRMDLI from the coding sequence ATGCAAAAATTGAAAGGAATAAAAATCCTGATTATTGATGATGAACCGAATATTCTGGAGTTCCTGGAGATGGGACTGCTGAACGAGGGCTTTGAGGTGCAGACGGCGGTTGATGGGATGACAGGAGTTACTTTGGCCAAGCAATTCCATCCCCATCTTGTGATTCTGGATATTATGATGCCGGGAATGGATGGCTTTGAGGTCTGCCGGATGCTGAAGAAGAGTGAGAATGTGTCCATTATTATGCTGACCGCTAAGGATGAAGTGGAGGACCGGGTCAAGGGTTTAACCACCGGCGCCGATGATTATATGGCTAAGCCCTTTAGTTTTGAGGAACTCCTTGCCCGCATTCACGCCCGTATCCGCAATCAATTCCCCACCCTTTTAGGAGAAGTGGTGATGGGTCCCTTTCGTTTGGACGATCGCCGCAAAGAGATCCAGTTTCAGGATAAGGTTCTGGAGCTTTCCCCTACAGAGTATGAATTGCTCAAATTTTTGATTCTTAATCAGGGGCTGGTTTTGAGTAAGACGATGATTTTAGATAAAGTGTGGGGATATGATTTTGCCGGGGATGATAATATCGTGGAGGTCTACATTCGCTCCTTGAGAGAAAAACTGGGGGATAAGGAGCACCGGCTGATTCGTACACTGCGGGGCTCCGGGTATCGGATGGACCTGATATGA
- a CDS encoding collagen-like protein — translation MPELTTGLIDNFPVNGVRPSVSVALRITNDGDSTETVSITGYYLNGTIKEVYVLELVTVNPDEVILREYYANLDAFEFVFSTSSETVVISVWGKDAEGNLVDAHRVLPAELDSLESIIVPTGPTGETGATGATGETGATGATGETGATGATGETGATGATGETGATGATGETGATGATGETGATGATGETGATGATGETGATGATGETGATGATGETGATGATGETGATGATGETGATGATGETGTTGATGGTGATGPTGETGATGATGETGATGATGGTGATGPTGETGATGATGETGATGATGETGATGPTGETGATGATGETGATGPTGETGATGPTGETGATGATGETGATGATGETGATGETGPTGPTGEVVLAFGSLRGNSAEAPGATLTPVPFSIVGPLSDTITVSLSGNELVVGESGIYQITISINAQATTDPDPDDPYLQAIITVNGSPIFGDTTTFFNIFNRSSSTFVVQASLAAGDEVGVSVSTDFPILGYINRSLTVVQLSN, via the coding sequence ATGCCAGAGTTAACCACCGGTTTGATAGATAATTTTCCGGTTAATGGGGTGCGCCCCTCGGTATCGGTAGCCCTTAGAATTACCAATGATGGTGATTCTACGGAGACGGTTAGTATAACCGGCTACTATCTCAATGGGACTATCAAAGAAGTATATGTTTTAGAACTAGTTACTGTTAATCCAGATGAGGTAATACTCCGAGAGTATTATGCTAATTTGGATGCTTTTGAATTTGTATTCTCGACAAGCTCTGAAACGGTAGTTATATCGGTATGGGGTAAGGACGCTGAAGGGAACTTAGTGGATGCCCATCGGGTGCTCCCGGCTGAATTGGATTCACTGGAATCGATCATAGTGCCGACGGGGCCCACAGGAGAGACCGGTGCCACAGGAGCGACAGGGGAGACCGGAGCCACAGGAGCTACAGGAGAGACTGGTGCAACAGGAGCTACAGGAGAGACCGGTGCCACAGGAGCGACAGGGGAGACCGGAGCCACAGGAGCTACAGGAGAGACTGGTGCAACAGGAGCTACAGGAGAGACCGGTGCCACAGGAGCGACAGGGGAGACCGGTGCAACAGGAGCGACAGGGGAGACCGGTGCAACAGGAGCGACAGGAGAAACCGGTGCAACAGGAGCTACAGGAGAGACCGGAGCCACAGGAGCGACAGGGGAGACCGGAGCAACAGGAGCGACAGGAGAGACCGGTGCAACGGGAGCGACAGGAGAGACCGGTACAACGGGAGCCACAGGAGGGACCGGAGCAACAGGGCCCACAGGGGAGACCGGTGCCACGGGAGCTACAGGAGAGACTGGTGCCACGGGAGCCACAGGAGGGACCGGAGCAACAGGGCCCACAGGGGAGACCGGTGCCACGGGAGCGACAGGAGAGACTGGTGCCACGGGAGCGACAGGAGAGACTGGTGCAACGGGGCCCACAGGGGAGACCGGGGCAACAGGGGCCACAGGAGAGACTGGTGCAACAGGGCCCACAGGAGAGACCGGAGCAACAGGGCCCACAGGAGAGACCGGTGCCACGGGAGCTACAGGAGAGACCGGTGCAACAGGAGCTACAGGGGAGACCGGAGCCACAGGGGAAACTGGTCCGACTGGTCCTACCGGAGAAGTCGTTTTGGCTTTTGGATCTTTAAGAGGAAATAGTGCAGAGGCACCTGGGGCAACACTCACACCCGTACCGTTTAGTATTGTTGGACCTTTATCAGATACTATCACAGTTAGTCTATCGGGCAATGAATTAGTGGTGGGGGAAAGCGGAATTTATCAAATAACAATATCTATTAACGCTCAAGCTACCACTGATCCAGATCCAGATGACCCATATCTGCAGGCTATTATCACTGTCAATGGTTCGCCAATTTTCGGTGATACAACCACTTTTTTCAATATATTTAATAGAAGTAGTTCAACGTTTGTCGTTCAAGCATCTTTAGCAGCAGGAGATGAAGTAGGAGTAAGTGTTAGTACGGATTTCCCTATTTTAGGTTATATAAATCGCTCTTTAACTGTTGTTCAATTAAGTAATTAA